The following proteins are encoded in a genomic region of Alistipes shahii WAL 8301:
- a CDS encoding ATP-binding protein, translating into MCFSCFASENGVMLPAPPDSLQTWRPRAIDLIRSLYPQVENIALVTDNTYGGISLQALVRAEWENYPDLNLVLVDSREGEETAFRTYATLPPRSAVMLGTWRVGSDGEYFMQRSLNDLVQNNPRVPVFSVTGTGIGDTAIGGYVPEYENGAEVIANQIRKYYDTDDIEDAHFHTSKSLYLFDSRKLKEWKIAEYALPKGSVIEDTMAAKLSKYSHYIELLVAGILLLVLLLFVTWLLLRMRRLKLTLEEREGQLVVAREKAEESDMLKSAFLANMSHEIRTPLNAIVGFSSLMQSEELSQEERAEYCAIVVSNSEMLLTLLNDILDISSLECGKIRFNYASEDIVQICQHVMMTTAHTRQRGVEGRFACPVGSFMLTTDAHRLSQILINLLTNAGKFTSEGSITLGVEIDEERGEVLFSVADTGPGIPPDKQDLVFNRFEKLDGNKKKGTGLGLAICRQIAMIVGGRIWVDSAYTGGTRFVFAHPIGIDPGGENREGGGISTL; encoded by the coding sequence ATGTGCTTCAGCTGCTTCGCCAGCGAGAACGGCGTCATGCTGCCCGCGCCGCCCGATTCGTTGCAGACGTGGAGACCCCGTGCGATCGACCTGATCCGTTCGCTTTATCCCCAGGTGGAGAACATCGCTCTGGTGACCGACAATACCTACGGCGGCATTTCGTTGCAGGCGCTCGTGCGCGCGGAGTGGGAGAACTACCCCGACCTGAATCTCGTGCTGGTGGACAGCCGCGAGGGGGAGGAGACGGCGTTCCGGACCTATGCGACGCTGCCGCCCCGTTCGGCCGTGATGCTCGGCACGTGGCGCGTGGGCAGCGACGGCGAATACTTCATGCAGCGGTCGCTGAACGACCTGGTGCAGAACAACCCCCGCGTTCCGGTCTTCTCGGTGACCGGTACGGGCATCGGCGACACGGCGATCGGCGGTTACGTGCCCGAATACGAGAACGGCGCGGAGGTCATTGCGAACCAGATCCGGAAATATTACGACACGGACGACATCGAAGACGCTCATTTCCATACGAGCAAAAGTCTCTATCTGTTCGATTCGCGCAAGCTCAAGGAGTGGAAAATCGCTGAATACGCCCTGCCCAAGGGCAGCGTCATCGAGGATACGATGGCGGCCAAGCTGTCGAAATACTCCCACTACATCGAACTGTTGGTGGCGGGCATCCTGCTGCTGGTGCTGCTGCTCTTCGTGACGTGGCTGCTGTTGCGCATGCGGCGGCTCAAGCTCACGCTTGAGGAGCGCGAGGGCCAGCTGGTCGTCGCCCGGGAGAAGGCCGAGGAGTCGGACATGCTCAAGTCGGCGTTCCTGGCCAACATGAGCCACGAAATCCGCACGCCGCTCAACGCCATCGTGGGCTTCTCTTCGCTGATGCAGAGCGAGGAGCTTTCGCAGGAGGAGCGCGCCGAGTACTGCGCCATCGTGGTCAGCAACTCCGAGATGCTGCTCACGCTGCTGAACGACATCCTCGACATTTCGTCGCTCGAGTGCGGCAAGATCAGGTTCAACTACGCTTCGGAGGATATCGTGCAGATTTGTCAGCACGTGATGATGACCACGGCCCATACGCGGCAGAGAGGGGTTGAGGGGCGTTTCGCGTGTCCCGTCGGATCGTTCATGCTCACCACCGACGCCCACCGTCTTTCGCAAATCCTGATCAACCTGCTGACCAACGCCGGCAAGTTCACCTCCGAGGGCAGCATCACGCTGGGGGTGGAGATCGACGAGGAGCGGGGCGAGGTGCTTTTCTCGGTGGCCGACACCGGACCGGGCATTCCGCCCGACAAGCAGGATCTGGTTTTCAACCGCTTCGAGAAGCTCGACGGCAACAAGAAGAAGGGCACGGGGCTGGGCCTTGCCATCTGCCGCCAGATCGCCATGATCGTCGGGGGCCGCATCTGGGTCGATTCCGCTTACACGGGCGGCACGCGTTTCGTCTTCGCGCATCCCATCGGTATCGACCCCGGTGGAGAGAACCGCGAGGGGGGGGGGATTTCTACCCTCTGA
- a CDS encoding DUF1080 domain-containing protein yields the protein MKKIFITILLAALMPFAAGAQDARQRTAETIVADALAQLPAQTPKAFDSLMQELAATGADGIRMMAAMLVPAAEGKNAPVEYAINGVVSYVTAAGREELAREIRAGLTDAVAASTDKPNQAFLLSQLQLCATAAEAPVFVKYAADEYLADYAVRGLISTPGTDGEILALIDASPAPDALLAYAAAEKRLAAAEPALLKWAADPKAGTPTKEAVYNALAKCGTAASIAPLAAAAKADGYAFTKTDATGAYVALLARLAAAGNSKAVAAAKALRKTGMPQNVRAAGLGIVLGTDAKKQTPELLAALKDADREYRCAALDFAGDFADDALYAAVVKKMPSLSDAAKTDVVSWLGARHAASQANAVIAAISSADEELALAAIRAAGKIGGQEALNALVAQLGGAHAKEASAALAAFNGKPNAAFVAALDGTPATQANALKLVAKRRITSAADKVFALLNSPDREVRTAAYGALAGVTTPADFNRLCGLLNQAQEDDVKALQAGLKNALAKESSDMQYKMVAGQMAAAPEKARYYPLLAQAASKEAIDALLAADDRQAAFAALLTVQNPAMVDVLYDLARQNPAWTDAAISRYTDFVSKSRNTPMRKYQLYRRGLEAKPSPKVQNKLLKALSKTPVFPALTLAMNYMDAPATAETAAMVVKTVAAKNPALGGETVAAALKKAQEVYAGLAKSDADAGYAVDEIKGLLAKLPAEGYLPVSLEPSGWEAVVGDPETRKAMKAKALAKAQTEARAAMAKNWIAENGVLTGAADGGTIGSAKNYENFELILDWKTEGEAAMGIRSIPQIALGGKNSGALTGNMLHDNAAPKAAANGPQEWNTMQVKVVSDRVTVVLNGVTTAENVILENACNREIPAYAEGQILLIAGNAPLNVREMYIRELPATPRFELSEEEAADGFEVLFDGTSMHKWTGNTTNYVPVDGTIYVTAQYGGSGNLYTKKEYGDFVLRFEFAFDREGVNNGIGIRTPMGVDAAYHGMEIQVLDHDAPIYKNLRVYQQHGSVYGIIPAKRVKFPPLGTWNVEEIRAVGDRITVTVNGEVILDGDIRQACQGHNVAPDGGKNNPYTVDHKNHPGLFNASGHIGLLGHGAGIKFRNIRIKELPAPKTK from the coding sequence ATGAAAAAGATATTTATCACCATACTCCTCGCCGCCCTGATGCCCTTCGCAGCCGGTGCGCAGGACGCGCGCCAGCGCACCGCCGAGACGATCGTTGCGGACGCCCTGGCCCAACTCCCGGCCCAGACGCCCAAGGCGTTCGACAGCCTGATGCAGGAACTCGCGGCGACCGGAGCCGACGGAATCCGGATGATGGCCGCCATGCTCGTGCCCGCAGCGGAAGGCAAGAACGCCCCCGTGGAATACGCCATCAACGGGGTGGTGAGCTACGTGACCGCCGCAGGCCGCGAAGAGCTGGCGCGGGAGATCCGCGCCGGACTGACGGACGCCGTCGCCGCCTCGACGGACAAACCCAACCAGGCATTCCTGCTCTCGCAGCTGCAACTATGCGCAACGGCGGCCGAAGCCCCCGTATTCGTGAAATACGCCGCGGACGAATACCTCGCCGACTACGCCGTGCGCGGACTGATCTCCACGCCCGGAACCGACGGGGAGATCCTCGCACTGATCGACGCAAGCCCGGCCCCGGACGCCCTGCTGGCCTATGCCGCCGCGGAGAAGCGCCTTGCGGCCGCAGAGCCCGCGCTGCTGAAATGGGCCGCAGACCCCAAGGCCGGCACGCCGACGAAAGAGGCTGTCTATAACGCGCTGGCCAAGTGCGGCACAGCCGCCTCGATCGCGCCGCTCGCAGCAGCCGCAAAGGCCGACGGATACGCCTTCACGAAAACGGACGCAACGGGCGCCTACGTCGCCCTGCTCGCACGGCTCGCGGCAGCAGGAAACAGCAAGGCCGTCGCCGCCGCCAAGGCCCTGCGCAAAACCGGCATGCCGCAGAACGTCCGGGCCGCAGGTCTGGGAATAGTCCTCGGCACGGACGCCAAAAAACAGACGCCGGAACTGCTCGCCGCGCTGAAAGACGCCGACCGCGAATACCGCTGCGCGGCGCTCGACTTCGCCGGCGATTTCGCCGACGACGCCCTCTACGCCGCAGTCGTGAAGAAAATGCCGTCGCTCTCCGACGCCGCGAAAACCGACGTCGTGAGCTGGCTCGGCGCCCGCCACGCCGCATCGCAGGCCAACGCCGTGATCGCGGCCATTTCCTCGGCCGACGAGGAACTGGCCCTGGCCGCCATCCGCGCCGCCGGGAAAATCGGAGGACAGGAGGCGCTCAACGCGCTCGTCGCACAGCTCGGAGGCGCACATGCCAAAGAGGCCTCGGCAGCTCTCGCGGCATTCAACGGAAAGCCCAACGCAGCGTTCGTCGCAGCTCTCGACGGCACGCCCGCCACGCAGGCCAACGCCCTGAAACTCGTGGCAAAAAGGCGCATCACCTCCGCAGCCGACAAGGTGTTCGCGCTGCTGAACTCCCCTGACAGGGAGGTGCGCACGGCAGCCTACGGCGCGCTGGCAGGCGTCACGACCCCCGCGGACTTCAACCGTCTGTGCGGCCTGCTGAACCAGGCGCAGGAGGACGACGTGAAGGCCCTTCAGGCCGGATTGAAGAACGCACTGGCCAAAGAGTCCTCCGACATGCAGTACAAGATGGTGGCAGGGCAGATGGCCGCCGCCCCCGAAAAGGCCCGCTACTATCCCCTGCTGGCGCAGGCCGCCAGCAAAGAGGCGATCGACGCCCTGCTGGCCGCCGACGACCGCCAGGCCGCATTCGCGGCCCTGCTGACGGTTCAAAACCCCGCGATGGTCGACGTGTTGTATGATCTCGCCCGGCAGAACCCCGCATGGACCGACGCCGCAATTTCGCGCTACACGGATTTCGTCTCGAAGTCGCGCAATACGCCCATGCGCAAATACCAGCTATACCGCCGCGGACTGGAGGCGAAACCCTCGCCCAAGGTACAGAACAAACTGCTTAAAGCGCTCTCCAAAACCCCGGTATTCCCGGCGCTGACGCTCGCCATGAACTACATGGACGCACCCGCGACGGCCGAAACCGCCGCAATGGTCGTGAAGACCGTCGCTGCGAAGAACCCCGCGCTGGGAGGAGAAACGGTAGCAGCAGCCCTGAAAAAGGCCCAGGAGGTATATGCCGGACTGGCCAAATCCGACGCCGACGCAGGTTACGCCGTCGACGAGATCAAGGGACTCCTGGCCAAACTCCCCGCAGAGGGATACCTCCCGGTATCGCTCGAACCGAGCGGATGGGAAGCCGTGGTCGGCGATCCCGAGACCCGCAAGGCGATGAAGGCCAAGGCGCTGGCGAAAGCGCAAACAGAGGCCCGGGCCGCGATGGCGAAGAACTGGATCGCAGAAAACGGCGTCCTGACCGGGGCCGCTGACGGAGGAACGATCGGATCGGCGAAAAATTACGAAAACTTCGAACTGATCCTCGACTGGAAGACCGAAGGCGAGGCCGCGATGGGCATCCGCTCGATCCCGCAGATCGCACTCGGAGGAAAGAACTCCGGAGCCTTGACGGGCAACATGCTCCACGACAACGCCGCACCCAAAGCGGCCGCGAACGGCCCGCAGGAGTGGAACACGATGCAGGTGAAGGTGGTCAGCGACCGCGTGACGGTCGTACTCAACGGCGTCACGACCGCCGAGAACGTAATCCTCGAAAACGCATGCAACCGGGAGATTCCCGCCTACGCAGAGGGACAGATCCTGCTCATCGCGGGAAATGCGCCCCTCAACGTCCGCGAAATGTACATCCGCGAACTGCCCGCCACGCCGCGCTTCGAACTCTCGGAGGAAGAGGCTGCCGACGGCTTCGAGGTGCTCTTCGACGGTACGTCGATGCACAAGTGGACCGGGAACACCACCAACTACGTCCCCGTCGACGGAACGATCTACGTGACGGCGCAGTACGGCGGATCGGGCAACCTCTACACCAAGAAGGAGTACGGAGATTTCGTCCTGCGATTCGAATTCGCCTTCGACAGAGAGGGCGTCAACAACGGCATCGGCATACGCACCCCCATGGGCGTCGACGCCGCCTATCACGGCATGGAGATTCAGGTGCTCGACCACGACGCTCCGATCTACAAGAACCTGCGCGTATACCAGCAGCACGGATCGGTCTACGGAATTATCCCGGCCAAACGCGTGAAATTCCCGCCCCTGGGAACATGGAACGTCGAGGAGATACGCGCCGTGGGAGACCGCATCACCGTGACGGTAAACGGCGAGGTGATTCTCGACGGAGACATCCGGCAGGCCTGCCAAGGCCACAACGTGGCCCCCGACGGCGGGAAAAACAACCCCTACACCGTGGACCACAAGAACCATCCCGGACTCTTCAACGCCTCGGGACACATCGGACTGCTCGGACACGGAGCCGGAATCAAGTTCCGAAACATACGAATCAAGGAACTGCCCGCCCCGAAAACGAAATAA
- a CDS encoding glutaminyl-peptide cyclotransferase produces MKRFLRQILPAALCLSALGGCMKWDYGRTEDFSATERGLFIVNEGMFQYGNATLSYYDPETKTVENEVFHRANAFKLGDVAQSMTLHNGVGWIAVNNSHVVFAVDPDTFREVGRITNLTSPRYIHFVSDEKAYVTQIWDNRIFIVNPKRYEITGYIECPDMTAESGSTEQMVQYGKYVFVNCWSYQNRILKIDTETDRVVGQLTVGIQPASLAMDRNNKLWTVTDGGYEGSPYGYEAPSLYRIDAETFSVEKQFRFRKGDSPSEMQLNGTRDTLYWIDRDVWRMPVAGEQLPVRPFLEYRETKYYGLTVDPANGDVYVADAVDYQQQGVVYRYTAKGEPVDEFHVGVAPGAFCWK; encoded by the coding sequence ATGAAACGATTCTTACGACAGATTCTGCCCGCGGCTTTATGCCTCTCCGCCCTCGGCGGCTGCATGAAGTGGGACTACGGCCGCACGGAGGATTTCTCGGCGACGGAACGGGGGCTGTTCATCGTCAACGAGGGCATGTTCCAGTACGGAAACGCCACGCTGTCGTATTACGACCCGGAAACGAAAACCGTCGAAAACGAAGTTTTCCACCGGGCCAACGCCTTCAAGCTGGGCGACGTGGCGCAGTCGATGACCCTGCACAACGGCGTGGGATGGATCGCGGTGAACAATTCGCATGTCGTTTTCGCCGTCGACCCCGACACCTTCCGCGAGGTGGGACGCATCACCAACCTCACCTCGCCGCGGTACATCCATTTCGTTTCGGACGAAAAGGCCTACGTCACGCAGATCTGGGACAACCGCATCTTCATCGTCAACCCCAAACGCTACGAAATCACGGGATATATCGAGTGCCCGGACATGACGGCAGAATCCGGCTCCACGGAGCAGATGGTGCAGTACGGCAAATACGTCTTCGTGAACTGCTGGTCCTACCAGAACCGTATCCTCAAAATCGACACCGAGACCGACCGGGTCGTCGGTCAGCTGACCGTCGGCATCCAGCCCGCGTCGCTGGCGATGGACCGGAACAACAAGCTGTGGACCGTCACCGACGGCGGCTACGAGGGCAGCCCCTACGGATATGAAGCCCCGTCGCTGTACCGCATCGACGCCGAAACGTTCTCCGTGGAGAAGCAGTTCCGGTTCCGGAAGGGGGACTCCCCGTCGGAGATGCAGCTCAACGGCACGCGCGACACGCTCTACTGGATCGACCGGGACGTCTGGCGCATGCCCGTCGCCGGGGAGCAGCTTCCGGTGCGCCCGTTCCTCGAATACAGGGAGACCAAATATTACGGACTGACGGTCGATCCGGCCAACGGCGACGTGTACGTTGCCGACGCCGTCGACTACCAGCAGCAGGGAGTCGTCTACCGCTATACGGCCAAGGGCGAGCCTGTCGACGAATTTCACGTGGGCGTCGCGCCCGGAGCGTTTTGCTGGAAATAA
- a CDS encoding UDP-glucuronic acid decarboxylase family protein, giving the protein MQPSDTIGSHLCERLLAEGNDIICIDNYFTGHKSNIRHLLSHPNFEVIRHDIVYPYMAEIEEIYNLACPASPIYYQHDPIKTTQTSVIGSINMLGMAKYNRAKILQASTSEVYGDPLIHPQREDYWGHVNPLGIRSCYDEGKRCAESLFMSYYREHGIPVKIIRIFNTYGPKMDINDGRVVSNFIVQALRGDNITIYGDGGQSRPFQYIDDLIEVMVRMMDDTPDDFTGPVNIGNPNEFTIAELAREVISLTGSKSKIVHLPLPADDPQQRQSDISLARNMLGGWEPKIQLRDGLLKTIAYFEEVLSRGGIRR; this is encoded by the coding sequence ATGCAGCCCAGCGATACGATCGGCTCCCATCTGTGCGAAAGGCTGCTCGCGGAAGGTAACGACATCATCTGCATCGACAACTATTTCACCGGTCACAAAAGCAACATCCGACACTTGTTGTCGCACCCCAATTTCGAGGTCATCCGCCACGACATCGTCTATCCCTACATGGCCGAGATCGAGGAGATCTACAACCTCGCCTGCCCCGCTTCGCCGATCTACTACCAGCACGACCCGATCAAAACCACCCAGACGTCGGTGATCGGCTCGATCAACATGCTGGGCATGGCCAAATACAACCGGGCGAAAATCCTCCAGGCCTCGACCTCGGAGGTCTACGGCGACCCGCTGATCCACCCCCAGCGCGAGGATTACTGGGGCCACGTCAACCCGCTGGGCATCCGCTCGTGCTACGACGAGGGCAAACGCTGCGCCGAGTCGCTCTTTATGAGCTACTACCGCGAACACGGCATTCCCGTGAAGATCATCCGCATATTCAACACCTACGGTCCGAAAATGGACATCAACGACGGCCGCGTGGTCTCGAATTTCATCGTCCAGGCGCTGCGGGGCGACAATATCACGATCTACGGCGACGGCGGACAGAGCCGTCCGTTCCAGTACATCGACGACCTGATCGAAGTCATGGTGCGCATGATGGACGACACGCCCGACGACTTCACCGGTCCGGTGAACATCGGCAACCCGAACGAATTCACCATCGCCGAACTGGCCCGCGAGGTGATCTCCCTGACGGGTTCGAAATCGAAGATCGTCCACCTGCCCCTGCCCGCCGACGATCCCCAGCAGCGGCAGTCCGACATCTCGCTCGCCCGCAACATGCTCGGCGGCTGGGAGCCGAAAATCCAGCTGCGGGACGGTCTCCTAAAAACCATCGCCTACTTCGAGGAGGTGCTTTCGCGGGGAGGAATCCGGCGGTGA